In a single window of the Rhineura floridana isolate rRhiFlo1 chromosome 3, rRhiFlo1.hap2, whole genome shotgun sequence genome:
- the RNF41 gene encoding E3 ubiquitin-protein ligase NRDP1 codes for MGYDVARFQGDVDEDLICPICSGVLEEPVQAPHCEHAFCNACITQWFSQQQTCPVDRSVVTVAHLRPVPRIMRNMLSKLQITCDNAVFGCTAVVRLDNLMSHLNDCEHNPKRPVTCEQGCGLEMPKDELPNHNCIKHLRSVVQQQQTRIAELEKTSAEHKHQLAEQKRDIQLLKAYMRAIRSVNPNLQNLEETIEYNEILEWVNSLQPARVTRWGGMISTPDAVLQAVIKRSLVESGCPASIINELIENAHERNWPQGLATLETRQMNRRYYENYVAKRIPGKQAVVVMACENQHMGEEMVLEPGLVMIFAHGVEEI; via the exons ATGGGGTATGATGTAGCACGTTTTCAAGGGGATGTTGATGAAGACCTTATATGTCCGATCTGCAGCGGGGTCTTGGAGGAGCCAGTGCAG GCTCCTCATTGTGAGCACGCCTTCTGCAATGCCTGCATCACACAGTGGTTCTCTCAACAACAAACTTGCCCCGTGGACCGAAGTGTCGTGACTGTGGCCCACTTGCGCCCTGTTCCCCGGATCATGCGTAATATGCTATCTAAGCTGCAAATCACATGCGACAACGCTGTTTTTGGATGTACTGCTGTAGTGCGACTTGACAACCTGATGTCTCACCTCAATGACTGTGAACACAATCCAAAACGGCCTGTGACTTGTGAACAGGGATGCGG CTTGGAAATGCCCAAAGACGAGTTGCCGAATCATAACTGCATCAAACACTTGCGGTCGGTGGTACAGCAGCAACAGACAAGGATAGCTGAGTTGGAAAAGACTTCAGCAGAACATAAGCACCAGCTTGCAGAGCAG AAACGTGACATTCAGTTGTTGAAAGCATATATGCGAGCAATACGTAGTGTCAATCCCAATCTGCAGAATTTGGAGGAGACTATTGAGTATAACGAAATTCTAGA GTGGGTGAACTCCTTGCAGCCAGCCCGGGTGACACGGTGGGGTGGTATGATCTCAACACCAGATGCCGTACTTCAAGCTGTAATCAAACGTTCATTGGTGGAGAGTGGCTGCCCTGCATCCATCATCAATGAGTTGATTGAAAATGCTCATGAACGTAACTGGCCACAGGGCTTGGCCACACTAGAAACCCGACAGATGAACCGGCGCTATTACGAAAACTATGTAGCCAAACGCATTCCAGGCAAGCAAGCTGTGGTGGTGATGGCCTGTGAGAATCAGCACATGGGTGAGGAGATGGTGCTAGAGCCAGGCCTTGTTATGATATTTGCACATGGAGTGGAGGAAATCTAA